In the Roseibium sp. Sym1 genome, GTCCACTCCCGTTTCTCTGGCCATCCTGCCGCGGGCCATGGAAGACGGGCGCATCCTGATGCAGTCACTTGTCGGCCGCGGCGATGCCGTTGACGGCACCGTTTTCGAATGGGTCTATCCGGTCGGACCGACCTATTGGGGACAGGCGGCCAATGATGTTGCCTACATAAAGCAATTGCATGACGGCGACTTGTCGGACGTGAAGGTGGGGTTTGTTTATTTCGACTATCCCTTCGGACAGGAGCCGATCGAGATTCTCGAAACCCTGTCCGAGAAAGAGGGTTTTGAGCTTGAGCTTTACCCTGTGCCTCTGCCTGGCAGCGACCAGGCCGGTGTGTGGTCCAAGGTGCGCCGAGACAAGCCCGACCATGTGATTGTCTGGATGCTGGGCGGTGCGCATGTGGTTGCGTCGAAGGAAATGCAGCGCAATCGCATCCCGATGGACAAATACATTTCCGTCAACTGGCTGAACGAAGTCGATATCGCCAACATCGGCAACGAGGCCGCCAAGGGTATTAAGCGCGGAACCAATGTTGTGGGCGGTCAGAATGTCGCTCTGTATCAAGAGATCATGACTGAGCTCTATGACAGGGGCGAGGGGTCCGGCCCGATTGAGAAGACCCAGGACGTTTTCTACAACACTGGTCTGGCCATGTATTCAATCATGTTCGAAGCCGCGCGCAAGGCAGCAGAACACGAAGGCCTTCCGATTACCGCAAAGTCCTACAAAGTGGGACTGGAGTCGCTTGAGGGATACGACGCTAACGGGCTGATGGCACCCATTACGGTGACGGCCGAAGATCATGGCGGCGGTGGTAAGACCCGGATCGAGATGTGGGACGGGGAGACTTGGGTGCCGCAAACCAACTGGATCTCTGAATACGCCGACGTCGTGTGGGACGTGGTTAAAGAAAGTTCCTCAAAATACGAGCAGTGAATGACTGATCGCAGGAAGCGTGACGCTACGCGGGGCGGCAGTGGCGGTTACGAAACGGTATCACCGCCCTAAACCAAACCAACGGGAGAGAGAAAACATGAAAGTCAAACAGCACATCAAGGCAGTGGCCCTTGCTACCGCTCTGGCGGCAAGCGCGACTGTGGCCTCAGCGCAGGACAAGGAGCCGATCCGCTTCGGACTCTGCTTCGACCTTAGTAAATCCTACACGTTCATTTCGCCGCAGGTGGCCCAGGCGGCGCAGGACCTGGCGATATACACCAACGAAAATGGCGGTATCGAAGGTCATCCGGTGGAAATTATCATTCGCGATCACGGCAACGAACCGCAGCGTGGTGTGGAATGCTATGAGCAGCTCAAGCGCGAAGGTGTGTTCCTATTCAATTTTCTGTCCACGCCGGTCACGAACGCGGTTCTGCCACGTGCCATGAAGGACGGCAACGTGTTGATGCAGTCCTTCGTTGGCCGCGGTGACGCCGTGGACGGCGATGTGTTCGAATGGGTTTTCCCGGTGGGTCCGACCTATTGGCAGCAGGCGGCAAATGACGTTGCCTTCATCAAGGGTCAGATGGGCGGTGATTTGAGCAAAGCGAAGATCGGGTTCATCTATCTGGATTATCCCTTTGGTCAGGAACCGATCGAGATCCTGAAAACGCTTTCCGAAAAGGAAGGGTTCGAACTGGAGCTTTACCCCGTGCCGCTTCCCGGGTCGGATCAAGCCGGCGCATGGAGCAAAATCCGCCGCGACAAGCCCGACTATGTGATCAGCTGGCTTCTGGCGGGCGGTCATGTCGTCGCCTCGAAAGAAATGCGTCGCAACCGTTTCCCGATCGACCGCTATCTGTCGGTGAACTGGCTGAACGAGGTCGATATCGCCAATATTGGCGCCGAAGAGGCAAAGGGGATTCTGCGTGGCACCAACGTGGCCGGTGGTCAGGAAGTCCCGATCGTGAAAACCATGCTCGAAACCTATTATGCCAAGGGTGAAGGCAGCGGCCCCGAAAACCTTGTTCGTGACGTGTATTACAACACCGGCATGGCAATCTATTCGGTTGGTTTCGAAGCCGCCCGTCTGGCGATCAAGCAGAGCGGTTGGCCTGTGACGCCGGAAAGCATGAAAGCAGCCTATGAATCGATCTCCGAGTTCGACGGCAACGGGGTTATGGCTCCGGTGACTGTGAGCGCATCCGACCACGGTGGCGGTGGCAAGACACGTGTCGAGCAGTGGAATGGCGAAACCTGGGTTCCGCTGACCGACTGGAGCGCCGACTATCTCGACGTTGTGTGGGATGTCATCAAGCACAGCTCCGCGACTTTCAAAGTCGAATAAGACTGGGCTTCCCCGCGGCAAACACGTCGCGGGGAACCTTTCCGCGGTTAGATTGTTCCGAGAAAGCGAAGCGAGTATCATGAGCCCCATTGACGTGACGATCGTAGACGGAATTGCGACCGTCTGTATTAACCGGCCCGAACGCAAAAACGCGCTTTCCGTGGCGGCTACGAACGGTCTGACTGACGCCTGGGAGAAGATCGAGGCGGATGACAGCGTTCGTGTGGCCATTCTGACTTCGGCCGATTGCGGCGTATTCAGCGCCGGACTGGATCTGAAGGAAGCTACACAAATCGCACGCGACGAGGGCGTGGATATCCTGACCAAAATGCGCGATCCCTTTCACGAGACCATGCGTGCCTGCAAGAAACCGATCATCGCAGCGATGACCGGATCGCTGATGGCGGGCGGAATGATGCTGACCTTGAATTGCGATCTGCGGGTCGGTCTCAAGGGGACCAAGGTCGGTATCACCGAAGTAAAGATTGGTCGTGGATCGCCCTGGGCATCGCCAGCACTGTCCATGCTGCCGCAGCCCATCCTTATGGAAATTGTTCTGACCGGGGACTTGATGCCGATCGAGCGTCTGCACGAATACGGGTTCACCAACTATATCGAAGACACCCCCGATGGCGTTCGCGCACGGGCCTTCGACCTTGCCAAACGTATTGCCAGCGCGGCGCCTCTTTCGGTGATTGCGGCCAAAGGCAGCGTTCGCGCAACCATGGACCTGGGCTGTGCGGGTGGCCTGAAAGAGGGTAAGCGCCTGCACGAGGCGGTTTACGCCAGCAACGACGCGATTGAAGGCCCCAAGGCCTTCGCTGAAAAACGAGTACCCGTCTGGACCGGGACCTGATGGAGGCTTGAATGACTGAACTTATTCGCCTGGACAGGGAAGGCCCTGTCGCAATCCTGCGTTTTCTTCAGCCGACAAAGCGCAACCCTTACAGCATCGGGTTCGTCGAAGAACTGGTGGTGCTCCTAAGCGAAGCCGAACGGGACGATAC is a window encoding:
- a CDS encoding ABC transporter substrate-binding protein, encoding MKVKQHIKAVALATALAASATVASAQDKEPIRFGLCFDLSKSYTFISPQVAQAAQDLAIYTNENGGIEGHPVEIIIRDHGNEPQRGVECYEQLKREGVFLFNFLSTPVTNAVLPRAMKDGNVLMQSFVGRGDAVDGDVFEWVFPVGPTYWQQAANDVAFIKGQMGGDLSKAKIGFIYLDYPFGQEPIEILKTLSEKEGFELELYPVPLPGSDQAGAWSKIRRDKPDYVISWLLAGGHVVASKEMRRNRFPIDRYLSVNWLNEVDIANIGAEEAKGILRGTNVAGGQEVPIVKTMLETYYAKGEGSGPENLVRDVYYNTGMAIYSVGFEAARLAIKQSGWPVTPESMKAAYESISEFDGNGVMAPVTVSASDHGGGGKTRVEQWNGETWVPLTDWSADYLDVVWDVIKHSSATFKVE
- a CDS encoding ABC transporter substrate-binding protein, with the protein product MKKFTKALAVFSVVGGALFGTQALAEPFKIGICYDLSKAYTFATPQVAQAAQDLAKLVNMKGGIGGEPVEVIVRDHGNEPQRGIECYSKLSREGVFVFDTLSTPVSLAILPRAMEDGRILMQSLVGRGDAVDGTVFEWVYPVGPTYWGQAANDVAYIKQLHDGDLSDVKVGFVYFDYPFGQEPIEILETLSEKEGFELELYPVPLPGSDQAGVWSKVRRDKPDHVIVWMLGGAHVVASKEMQRNRIPMDKYISVNWLNEVDIANIGNEAAKGIKRGTNVVGGQNVALYQEIMTELYDRGEGSGPIEKTQDVFYNTGLAMYSIMFEAARKAAEHEGLPITAKSYKVGLESLEGYDANGLMAPITVTAEDHGGGGKTRIEMWDGETWVPQTNWISEYADVVWDVVKESSSKYEQ
- a CDS encoding enoyl-CoA hydratase/isomerase family protein; translated protein: MSPIDVTIVDGIATVCINRPERKNALSVAATNGLTDAWEKIEADDSVRVAILTSADCGVFSAGLDLKEATQIARDEGVDILTKMRDPFHETMRACKKPIIAAMTGSLMAGGMMLTLNCDLRVGLKGTKVGITEVKIGRGSPWASPALSMLPQPILMEIVLTGDLMPIERLHEYGFTNYIEDTPDGVRARAFDLAKRIASAAPLSVIAAKGSVRATMDLGCAGGLKEGKRLHEAVYASNDAIEGPKAFAEKRVPVWTGT